GAATGCCAGCGGCCCAAACGACGAAGATGCGCGCGGGCCCGGTGAGTGAAGGCGTGCCTACATCCCCGACAGCTTCGTCACCGATACGTTCAGCGAGCCGCCGGCTTCCGCAACGACACGCAACGTCTTCGAATCGAAGGCGATGTCGGCGAGGGTCAGGCTATCGATCTTGGCCTCGACCTTGAGACCGTCCTCGCTCTTCTGGTAGTCGGCGATCGCGGCGGCGATCTTCTCGCGGGCGTTGGCTGCGATCGGCTTCAAATCAAGTGTCGCGTTCTGCACCAGCGCCTGCTGCATCTGCGGCACCACGGCGCGTGCGGCGGCGCCAAGCAGGCCGAATGCGGCCTCGGATTCCACCGCGAGCTGGATGTCGGCGAGCCGCAGCGTCTGTTGCGCCTGGTCGAGCACCGGCCGGCCCCAGATGTGCACGGTCGCCTCGGCACCGAGGCCGAACCAGCTCTTCTTCTCCTTGGCGCGCACCAGCAGCGAGATCAGCAGGCGGTCACCCGAGGGGATCACGTTGACGCTCTTGACGGTGACGTCGACCGGGCCGGAGCCGTCCTCGGGATAGGTGTGGCCGACCATCTGCGCCGCGATCAGCTTGTTGATCTCGGTGAAGGGCACGTCGATCGGCACGCCGATGTTCACGCCCGTGCCCGTCGGCGGCACGATCGAGATCTTGTCGGGGAACGGGCATTCAGGCTTGGTCGGCGCCGAGGTCACGCGCGTCTCGGCCTCAAGGCCGAGCAGCAGCGTCACGGCCCGCGCGTCGACGCGCGGCTGCGCCGCGATCGCCCGCACCGGCTTCATCTCGAGCCAGAGCGGTGGCAGTGCGGCCGACGAGCCCGAGCCTTGCAGCGGGATCGAGCGGCACGCCTTGGCCCATTGCACTTTCGCATTCTCGCGCAGGCTCGGATCGTTGCGGATGCGCTCGGAGACGATGTTGATCTGCTCGCCGACATTCTTGTCGATCAGCGGCTTCACTTGCGCTGGCACGTTGACCTTGGCGCCGGCGACGTTGAGGTTGGTATCGCCGAGATTGACCTGGGCGCCGAGATTGGGTTCGAGATGCCAGGCGGCGGCGAGCTTTGGACGCGAGGTGACGACCACGTTGCCCCTGATCTCGGCGCTGGCATTCAGGTTCTTGATGTTGACCGCGCCGATCCGTTTCGCCGCGTCGCCGCCGAGCACGCTGCCGAGCGCGTCGCCGAGCGCGCCGGTGGCTTTGGAGGACAGCGAGCCCGTGACGTTGAGCTTGCCGGTGAGCGGCGTCGACAGCGTCAGCACGTCCTTGTCGCCTGCGGCCGACATCGGACCGCGGACTGCGGACCAGCCGATGTCGGCGTTCTCCAGGATCTGCGAGATCGGGTTGTCGGCCTTTCCCGCGAAGTTGCGCGGCGAGGCTTTCTCGGCCTGGTCCCGGATCGCCGACAGCGCGATCGCGACCGGCGCGATCACGATCGAGCTCTTCGAGACGGGCGGCAGCGGCGGTAGTTGCGCGACCGGCGGCGCCGAATTGGTCGCGCGCGGCGACAGGAAGTCCATCGCCTTCAGGCTGATGAAAAACGACCCCGCGAGCACCACGACGGCGATCAGGATGGTCTTCAGATTCAACGTCAGTCGCATCAATCCCCCAAGCCCGGCCCCGGGATGGGAGTCTACAGGGCAGGCGAGAAGGGCGCTAGAGCGCAAGGATGGGGTGGAATTGGGGCGAATGGGTTAACGGCCGCGAACCCATGTTGCCGCACATTCAAGCCGTCATCCCAGGGCTAGCTGCGTCGCGGACGGCGGACGGCTCTCACATTGCCGCGATCGCCGCCACCGCAGAAGAAGCGGTCGCCGCCGTCGGACTCCAAGCCTGAAACCATCGTCCCGGCGGGCAGGTCGAGCTGCTCGAGCACCTTGCCCGTCTCGGGGTCGATCCGTCGCACGTCGCTCTCTTCGTTCTCCCAGGTGCCATGCCAGAGTTCGCCGTCGACCCAGGTCACGCCGGTCACGAAGCGCTTGCTCTCGATGGTGCGAAGGACCTTTCCCGTTTCGGGATCGACCTGATGGATCTTGCGCTCGCGATATTGACCGACCCAGAGCGACCCTTCGGCCCAGGCCAATCCGGAATCGCCACCGCCGCCGGGTGAAGGGATCGTGCCGAGCACCTTGCCGGTGGCGGCATCGATCTTCTGAATGCGATCCTCGGCGATCTGGAACAGGTGCCGGCCGTCGAATGCCGTCCCCGCATGCGCGGCGATATCGATGGAGCGCGCGATCTTGCCGTCGGCCGGATCGATCGCGTTCAACTTGTCGCCCGATGCGAACCAGACATGCTTGCCGTCATAGGTGACGCCATGCACGGCTTCGACGCCCGCAAAGGGCCCGTATTCCCTGACGATCTCGGCAGCTGAACGCTTCATGTGCTCGATCCCTGTGGATGTGACCTGATCTCATCCTACGTCTTCAGGAATGGTCCGGGGAGTAACAAGCCTGTCGGGAAACCCGGAACGGGCGGGGTCATCCAGCGCCGCGCGCGACCGTGTCCGAAGGACTGCACCTTGTTCGAGCGCGCCAGCTCTTCAAGCGCTCGCTGCACCGTCCGCGCGCTCGTGGCGAGCGCGAGTGCGAGCGCCG
This genomic stretch from Bradyrhizobium sp. CCGB12 harbors:
- a CDS encoding DUF4403 family protein, with product MRLTLNLKTILIAVVVLAGSFFISLKAMDFLSPRATNSAPPVAQLPPLPPVSKSSIVIAPVAIALSAIRDQAEKASPRNFAGKADNPISQILENADIGWSAVRGPMSAAGDKDVLTLSTPLTGKLNVTGSLSSKATGALGDALGSVLGGDAAKRIGAVNIKNLNASAEIRGNVVVTSRPKLAAAWHLEPNLGAQVNLGDTNLNVAGAKVNVPAQVKPLIDKNVGEQINIVSERIRNDPSLRENAKVQWAKACRSIPLQGSGSSAALPPLWLEMKPVRAIAAQPRVDARAVTLLLGLEAETRVTSAPTKPECPFPDKISIVPPTGTGVNIGVPIDVPFTEINKLIAAQMVGHTYPEDGSGPVDVTVKSVNVIPSGDRLLISLLVRAKEKKSWFGLGAEATVHIWGRPVLDQAQQTLRLADIQLAVESEAAFGLLGAAARAVVPQMQQALVQNATLDLKPIAANAREKIAAAIADYQKSEDGLKVEAKIDSLTLADIAFDSKTLRVVAEAGGSLNVSVTKLSGM
- a CDS encoding glutaminyl-peptide cyclotransferase, which gives rise to MKRSAAEIVREYGPFAGVEAVHGVTYDGKHVWFASGDKLNAIDPADGKIARSIDIAAHAGTAFDGRHLFQIAEDRIQKIDAATGKVLGTIPSPGGGGDSGLAWAEGSLWVGQYRERKIHQVDPETGKVLRTIESKRFVTGVTWVDGELWHGTWENEESDVRRIDPETGKVLEQLDLPAGTMVSGLESDGGDRFFCGGGDRGNVRAVRRPRRS